A window of the Miscanthus floridulus cultivar M001 chromosome 14, ASM1932011v1, whole genome shotgun sequence genome harbors these coding sequences:
- the LOC136502930 gene encoding receptor-like protein EIX2 gives MATLSLVFRVVITITIILRLVSSLQSSSTTPIQPAPPPSNPCIPSERDALLDFKKGLTDPDNYLSSWQGDDCCAWMGISCSKRNGHVVELWLNRAGLGGKISSSLLALRHLKSLGVEGNDFGGAPIPEFIGSFKHMKYLYLFDSNFSGQIPPHLGNLSELLDLQLTSQQTGPNFYSTDLAWLARLSKLEYLYLDGVNLSTAIDWTHSINMLPSLVFLSLSYCSLRNAIPPPVHINLTSLKTVYLSGNPFNSPISFKQFFWPFWALPSLENVYLGNCGLQGSLPEVLGNSTSLKLLDLNNNDLTGVPITLKRLHTLETLHLAENNFNGSLEMYHFG, from the exons ATGGCCACACTATCACTTGTGTTCAGAGTGGTGATCACCATAACAATAATACTGCGCCTTGTATCGTCCCTACAAAGCTCATCTACCACCCCAATCCAACCTGCACCTCCACCAAGCAATCCCTGCATCCCGAGCGAGCGGGATGCTCTTCTTGACTTCAAGAAGGGCCTCACTGATCCTGACAACTACCTATCATCCTGGCAAGGAGATGACTGCTGTGCATGGATGGGCATCTCGTGCAGCAAGCGAAATGGCCACGTTGTGGAGCTTTGGCTCAACAGGGCAGGACTTGGAGGTAAGATAAGCTCCTCCTTGCTTGCACTACGACATCTGAAGTCCTTGGGAGTTGAAGGGAATGATTTTGGTGGCGCGCCAATCCCGGAGTTCATTGGTAGTTTCAAACACATGAAATATCTGTACCTCTTCGACTCCAATTTCAGTGGGCAGATACCACCCCATCTTGGTAACCTCTCCGAGTTGCTTGATCTCCAATTAACCAGTCAGCAGACAGGTCCAAACTTTTACTCAACTGATCTTGCATGGTTAGCACGCCTGTCAAAACTAGAATATCTTTATTTGGACGGGGTGAACCTCAGCACTGCCATCGACTGGActcactccatcaacatgcttcCATCCCTGGTGTTCCTAAGCCTTTCTTATTGTAGCCTAAGAAACGCTATTCCTCCCCCAGTACATATCAACCTCACATCACTAAAGACAGTATACCTCAGTGGTAACCCGTTTAACTCACCTATTTCATTCAAACAATTCTTTTGGCCCTTCTGGGCTCTTCCCAGTCTTGAAAATGTATATCTAGGAAATTGTGGGCTACAAGGTTCCCTCCCTGAGGTTCTGGGAAACTCAACATCCCTCAAACTCTTGGATCTCAACAATAATGACCTCACAGGGGTCCCAATAACACTCAAGAGACTGCATACCCTGGAAACGCTGCATCTTGCCGAGAATAACTTCAATG GATCTCTGGAAATGTACCACTTTGGATAG
- the LOC136504542 gene encoding long chain acyl-CoA synthetase 6, peroxisomal-like, producing the protein MEDAAAHLQLQRSPPPPAGGCGLAVNPTAAEYVHAQGYSVVLPEKLQTGKWNVYRSAHSPLRLISRYPDNPDIGTLHDNFTYAVETFTDCKYLGTRIRTDGTIGDYKWMTYGEASTSRTAIGSGLIYHGVREGACIGLYFINRPEWIIVDHACSAYSYVSVPLYDTLGPDAVQFIVNHAAVEAIFCVPQTLSILLSFIAQMPCVRLIVVVGGDDANMPSTPVTTGVEIITYSRLLIQGKASPQHFRPPKPEDIATICYTSGTTGTPKGVVLSHENLIANVAGSSLNIKFYPSDVYISYLPLAHIYERVNQIAALHCGVAIGFYQGDNLKLMDDLAALRPTVFASVPRLYNRIYTAITNAVKESGGLKEKLFHTAYNAKRQAILKGKNPSPVWDKLVFNKIKARLGGRVRLMSSGASPLSADVMEFLRICFGGEILEGYGMTETSCIISAMDVGDKSIGHVGSPIASCEVKLVDVPEMNYTSDDQPYPRGEICVRGPIIFHSYYKDEVQTKEVIDEDGWLHTGDIGLWLPGGRLKIIDRKKNIFKLAQGEYIAPEKIENVYAKCKFIAQCFIYGDSLNSSLVAIVAVEPEVLKAWAASEGIQCEDLRQLCADPRARAAVLADMDSVGKEAQLRGFEFAKAVRLVAEPFTVENGLLTPTFKVKRPQAKTYFAKEISDMYAELREAEAPRSKL; encoded by the exons ATGGAGGACGCCGCCGCCCACCTCCAGCTCcagcgctcgccgccgccgcccgccggggGCTGTGGCCTCGCCGTCAACCCCACCGCCGCCGAGTACGTCCACG CGCAGGGCTACAGTGTTGTTCTCCCTGAGAAATTGCAAACGGGCAAGTGGAACGTGTACCG GTCCGCGCATTCACCTCTAAGGCTGATAAGTAGATATCCCGACAACCCAGACATTGGAACACTGCATGATAATTTCAC GTATGCAGTCGAGACATTTACAGACTGTAAATACCTGGGAACAAGAATCAGAACAGATGGAACAATTGGAGA CTACAAATGGATGACATACGGAGAAGCTAGCACGAGCAGGACTGCAATAGGTTCTGGTCTTATCTATCATGGAGTTCGTGAA GGTGCATGCATTGGTCTGTATTTTATAAACAGACCCGAGTGGATTATAGTTGACCATGCTTGTTCTGCATATTCATATGTATCTGTGCCACTTTATGACACTCTTG GCCCAGATGCTGTTCAATTCATTGTGAACCATGCAGCGGTGGAAGCTATATTCTGTGTGCCTCAAACTCTAAGCATT CTGCTAAGTTTTATAGCTCAAATGCCATGTGTTCGGCTTATAGTG GTAGTTGGTGGAGACGATGCAAATATGCCATCAACGCCAGTTACTACTGGAGTGGAAATCATAACTTACTCCAGGCTGCTCATCCAG GGAAAGGCTAGTCCTCAACATTTTCGTCCTCCGAAACCTGAAGATATTGCCACTATTTGTTACACTAGTGGCACTACTGGCACGCCAAAG GGAGTTGTTCTATCTCATGAGAACTTAATTGCAAATGTAGCAGGATCAAGCCTGAACATTAAGTTTTACCCCTCCGATGT GTATATCTCATATCTACCTTTGGCTCACATCTACGAGAGGGTTAACCAAATTGCAGCACTGCATTGTGGTGTTGCCATTGGATTCTACCAAGGG GATAATTTGAAGCTCATGGATGATCTGGCTGCTTTGAGACCAACAGTATTCGCAAGTGTTCCCCGGTTATATAACAGAATTTATACCGC AATTACAAATGCTGTGAAGGAGTCTGGTGGGCTGAAAGAAAAATTGTTTCATACTGCATACAATGCCAAGAGGCAAGCAATCCTTAAAG GGAAAAATCCATCCCCAGTGTGGGATAAGTTGGTATTTAACAAAATAAAAGCTAGGCTTGGTGGACGAGTGAGACTTATGAGTTCAGGTGCTTCTCCACTGTCAGCAGATGTTATGGAATTCCTTAGGAT ATGCTTTGGTGGTGAAATTCTTGAAGGCTATGGAATGACAGAGACATCCTGTATCATATCTGCAATGGATGTTGGTGACAAATCAATTGGTCATGTTGGATCCCCAATTGCATCTTGTG AGGTGAAACTTGTGGATGTCCCAGAAATGAATTATACGTCCGATGATCAGCCTTATCCTCGTGGAGAAATTTGTGTTAGAGGACCTATAATATTCCATAGTTACTATAAAGATGAAGTCCAAAC AAAAGAAGTCATTGACGAAGATGGTTGGTTGCACACTGGAGACATAGGTCTGTGGCTACCTGGAGGGCGTTTAAAGATTATTGATAG GAAAAAGAACATTTTCAAATTAGCTCAAGGAGAATACATAGCTCCAGAGAAGATTGAAAATGTTTATGCCAAATGCAAGTTCATTGCCCAATGTTTTATATATG GTGATAGTTTAAACTCTTCCTTAGTTGCTATTGTTGCAGTTGAACCAGAGGTTTTGAAGGCTTGGGCTGCATCTGAAGGAATCCAG TGCGAAGACTTGAGACAGCTTTGTGCTGACCCTAGAGCAAGAGCTGCTGTCCTGGCTGATATGGATTCTGTTGGGAAGGAAGCGCAG CTAAGAGGTTTTGAGTTTGCTAAAGCTGTTCGGCTTGTTGCTGAGCCATTCACAGTGGAGAATGGTCTCCTCACCCCAACATTCAAG GTCAAAAGACCGCAAGCTAAGACATACTTTGCAAAGGAAATTTCAGATATGTATGCAGAGTTGCGGGAGGCGGAGGCACCCAGGTCGAAGTTGTGA
- the LOC136504335 gene encoding suppressor of mec-8 and unc-52 protein homolog 2-like isoform X2: MSSKKNYYKEKMMRRKEEKKEEPETPRYRDRAKERREDQNPDYEPTELGSFHAVAPPGTDLRLADAHKISIEKSKYLGGDLEHTHLVKGLDYALLHKVRSEIEKKPEAEDGKDAKSRATKEDQVVSFRTATAKSVYQWIIKPQSIIKENELFLPGRMSFIYNMEEGVTNDIPTTLHRSKADCPVPEEMVTVSVDGSVLDRIAKIMTYLRLGSSGKVLKKKKKERDIKGKSNLASGDYDESVKPSQINGSTLKHQSDMPPPPAPPHRNNNFNGKEKQPVPVARADDDDIFVGDGVDYSVPNKEMSQSPVSDMDESPHNHQKQSNFTEPMSMYGPVPPSEPAQAWQQQNGYDAVQAQMAAAGYQGDWSSYVYAEQQLGYPEQCVQQSTQEYDVLADPSISQDPRFMTQADKDRGLGSVFKRDDQRLNQLREKDARERDPNFISDSYSECYPGYQEYNNEIAGSDDEDDLSKMDMGGRCQILEFGGTKHPVGLKWFTQVQGHVCCGMIQKLLSSALLDHLYSVF; this comes from the exons ATGTCGTCGAAGAAGAACTACTATAAGGAGAAGATGATGCGGCGGAA AGAGGAGAAAAAAGAAGAGCCAGAGACACCTAGGTATCGTGATCGTGCTAAGGAGCGTCGTGAAGATCAAAACCCAGATTATGAACCTACAGAACTTGGTTCATTTCATGCAGTGGCACCTCCTGGGACTGATTTGAG GTTGGCAGATGCTCATAAGATTTCAATTGAGAAAAGCAAATATCTCGGAG GTGATTTGGAGCATACACATCTGGTCAAGGGCTTGGACTATGCTCTACTTCACAAAGTACGGAGTGAAATTGAAAAGAAACCTGAGGCAGAGGATGGGAAGGATGCAAAGTCAAG GGCAACAAAAGAAGATCAGGTAGTCTCCTTCCGCACTGCGACTGCAAAG TCTGTCTACCAATGGATCATAAAGCCTCAAAGCATAATTAAAGAGAATGAATTATTTCTTCCTGGTCGGATGTCATTTATTTACAACATG GAGGAGGGAGTAACCAATGATATTCCAACAACTCTTCATAGGAGCAAAGCTGATTGCCCGGTTCCAGAG GAGATGGTAACTGTCAGCGTGGATGGTTCTGTACTTGACAggattgctaaaattatgacataCCTTCGGCTTGGATCATCAGGGAAGgtcttgaagaaaaagaaaaaggagagagATATAAAAG GGAAGAGCAATTTGGCAAGTGGTGACTATGATGAGTCAGTAAAACCTTCCCAAATTAATGGTTCTACTCTGAAACATCAATCAGATAtgccaccaccaccagctccaCCCCATCGGAACAATAATTTTAATGGAAAGGAGAAACAACCAGTCCCTGTTGCAAGAGCagacgatgatgacatttttgttGGAGATGGAGTTGACTATTCAGTTCCTAACAAGGAAATGAGTCAGAGCCCTGTTTCTGATATGGATGAATCACCACATAACCATCAGAAGCAGTCCAATTTCACTGAACCCATGTCCATGTATGGCCCAGTACCACCATCTGAACCTGCTCAAGCTTGGCAACAGCAG AACGGGTATGATGCTGTTCAAGCCCAGATGGCAGCTGCTGGATATCAAGGTGACTGGTCAAGCTATGTGTATGCAGAACAGCAGTTGGGTTATCCGGAACAGTGTGTGCAGCAAAGCACCCAGGAATACGATGTGTTAGCTGACCCTAGTATATCCCAGGATCCGAGGTTCATGACTCAAGCAGACAAGGATCGGGGTTTAGGTTCTGTTTTCAAACGTGACGATCAAAGGCTTAATCAGCTGAGGGAAAAAGATGCACGGGAGAGAGATCCAAATTTTATTTCAGATAGTTACTCAGAGTGTTATCCTGGTTACCAGGAGTATAATAATGAGATTGCAGGAAgcgatgatgaagatgatttatCGAAGATGGATATGGGTGGACGG tgccaaattctggaatttggAGGAACTAAACACCCCGTTGGTTTAAAATGGTTTACTCAAGTCCAAGGTCACGTCTGTTGTGGAATGATACAGAAACTTCTATCATCGGCGCTTTTGGACCATCTCTATAGTGTGTTCTGA
- the LOC136504335 gene encoding suppressor of mec-8 and unc-52 protein homolog 2-like isoform X1, whose protein sequence is MSSKKNYYKEKMMRRKEEKKEEPETPRYRDRAKERREDQNPDYEPTELGSFHAVAPPGTDLRLADAHKISIEKSKYLGGDLEHTHLVKGLDYALLHKVRSEIEKKPEAEDGKDAKSRATKEDQVVSFRTATAKSVYQWIIKPQSIIKENELFLPGRMSFIYNMEEGVTNDIPTTLHRSKADCPVPEEMVTVSVDGSVLDRIAKIMTYLRLGSSGKVLKKKKKERDIKGKSNLASGDYDESVKPSQINGSTLKHQSDMPPPPAPPHRNNNFNGKEKQPVPVARADDDDIFVGDGVDYSVPNKEMSQSPVSDMDESPHNHQKQSNFTEPMSMYGPVPPSEPAQAWQQQNGYDAVQAQMAAAGYQGDWSSYVYAEQQLGYPEQCVQQSTQEYDVLADPSISQDPRFMTQADKDRGLGSVFKRDDQRLNQLREKDARERDPNFISDSYSECYPGYQEYNNEIAGSDDEDDLSKMDMGGRAKGRLHRWDFETEEEWAKYNDQKEAMPKAAFQFGVKMQDGRKTRKQNKDQKLTNDLHKINKILARKKGEKDGAEDGGHYDDDLPSSKKQRG, encoded by the exons ATGTCGTCGAAGAAGAACTACTATAAGGAGAAGATGATGCGGCGGAA AGAGGAGAAAAAAGAAGAGCCAGAGACACCTAGGTATCGTGATCGTGCTAAGGAGCGTCGTGAAGATCAAAACCCAGATTATGAACCTACAGAACTTGGTTCATTTCATGCAGTGGCACCTCCTGGGACTGATTTGAG GTTGGCAGATGCTCATAAGATTTCAATTGAGAAAAGCAAATATCTCGGAG GTGATTTGGAGCATACACATCTGGTCAAGGGCTTGGACTATGCTCTACTTCACAAAGTACGGAGTGAAATTGAAAAGAAACCTGAGGCAGAGGATGGGAAGGATGCAAAGTCAAG GGCAACAAAAGAAGATCAGGTAGTCTCCTTCCGCACTGCGACTGCAAAG TCTGTCTACCAATGGATCATAAAGCCTCAAAGCATAATTAAAGAGAATGAATTATTTCTTCCTGGTCGGATGTCATTTATTTACAACATG GAGGAGGGAGTAACCAATGATATTCCAACAACTCTTCATAGGAGCAAAGCTGATTGCCCGGTTCCAGAG GAGATGGTAACTGTCAGCGTGGATGGTTCTGTACTTGACAggattgctaaaattatgacataCCTTCGGCTTGGATCATCAGGGAAGgtcttgaagaaaaagaaaaaggagagagATATAAAAG GGAAGAGCAATTTGGCAAGTGGTGACTATGATGAGTCAGTAAAACCTTCCCAAATTAATGGTTCTACTCTGAAACATCAATCAGATAtgccaccaccaccagctccaCCCCATCGGAACAATAATTTTAATGGAAAGGAGAAACAACCAGTCCCTGTTGCAAGAGCagacgatgatgacatttttgttGGAGATGGAGTTGACTATTCAGTTCCTAACAAGGAAATGAGTCAGAGCCCTGTTTCTGATATGGATGAATCACCACATAACCATCAGAAGCAGTCCAATTTCACTGAACCCATGTCCATGTATGGCCCAGTACCACCATCTGAACCTGCTCAAGCTTGGCAACAGCAG AACGGGTATGATGCTGTTCAAGCCCAGATGGCAGCTGCTGGATATCAAGGTGACTGGTCAAGCTATGTGTATGCAGAACAGCAGTTGGGTTATCCGGAACAGTGTGTGCAGCAAAGCACCCAGGAATACGATGTGTTAGCTGACCCTAGTATATCCCAGGATCCGAGGTTCATGACTCAAGCAGACAAGGATCGGGGTTTAGGTTCTGTTTTCAAACGTGACGATCAAAGGCTTAATCAGCTGAGGGAAAAAGATGCACGGGAGAGAGATCCAAATTTTATTTCAGATAGTTACTCAGAGTGTTATCCTGGTTACCAGGAGTATAATAATGAGATTGCAGGAAgcgatgatgaagatgatttatCGAAGATGGATATGGGTGGACGG GCGAAGGGCCGCCTTCACAGGTGGGACTTTGAGACTGAAGAGGAGTGGGCCAAGTACAACGATCAGAAAGAAGCCATGCCGAAGGCTGCCTTTCAGTTTGGGGTGAAGATGCAGGACGGCAGGAAGACCAGGAAGCAGAACAAGGACCAGAAGCTCACGAATGACCTCCACAAGATCAACAAGATCCTGGCTAGGAAGAAGGGCGAGAAAGATGGGGCGGAAGATGGCGGCCACTACGATGATGATTTACCTAGCTCGAAGAAACAGCGTGGCTGA
- the LOC136502554 gene encoding receptor-like protein 46, translated as MMILDISNTSITDSIPDWFWSTFSKTDYLILSRNQIRGTLPAVKFGKMESRGMDFSMNLLEGGLPKFSKNLTYLDLSRNNISGPLPLDFGATALKSLLLFKNSLSGTIPNSFCKLKYLRFVDLSGNLLQGPFPNCWDSSEEGNTSTSNGSSSSNPSLPMISKIFMLNLYDNSLSGPFPLFLQKCQRLIFLDLAFNQFSGSLPTWIGEKLSSLAFLRLRSNMFTGDIPFELSKMKDLQFLDLASNNFSGMIPTSLVNLEAMSHIPAGNGSLSDVVYYGLSLSNVAIIFVNVPSDSGIIGSNEFIHMSMSYNDSLSVVTKGQQLEFTTGIRFMVNLDLSCNSLTGHIPEEISALTALKSLNLSWNDLSGTIPMNIGVLQSLESLDLSRNGLSGEIPKSISSLSALSHLNLSYNNLSGQIQSGNQLQVLDNQASIYIGNPGLCGPPLSKNCSDTKPPPPGAEDEDQDALFMYLGLGIGWATGLSTVYLFLLLNLKWRIACFLFFDRLYDQVYVQVALTWASLTRALD; from the coding sequence ATGATGATCCTAGATATTTCAAATACAAGCATAACTGATTCCATACCTGATTGGTTCTGGTCCACATTTTCAAAAACCGATTATTTGATTCTATCAAGGAACCAGATTAGAGGCACGCTACCGGCAGTGAAGTTTGGAAAGATGGAATCAAGAGGAATGGATTTCAGTATGAATCTTTTAGAAGGTGGTCTTCCAAAGTTTTCAAAAAATTTAACGTATCTTGACCTATCAAGAAACAATATATCAGGGCCACTACCACTTGATTTTGGAGCTACGGCATTAAAATCACTTCTTCTCTTCAAAAATTCGTTGTCTGGTACAATTCCAAATTCCTTTTGCAAATTGAAGTACTTACGATTTGTAGATCTATCAGGAAATCTACTGCAAGGTCCATTTCCTAATTGCTGGGACAGTTCAGAAGAAGGGAACACATCTACCAGTAATGGGTCTTCAAGTTCCAACCCAAGCTTGCCAATGATTTCAAAAATCTTTATGCTCAACTTATATGACAACAGTCTTTCAGGACCATTCCCTCTTTTTCTCCAAAAATGCCAGCGCCTAATATTTCTTGATCTTGCATTTAATCAGTTTTCTGGGAGCTTACCGACATGGATAGGAGAGAAATTGTCGTCCTTAGCATTTCTGAGGTTACGTTCAAATATGTTCACTGGTGACATCCCTTTCGAGCTTAGCAAGATGAAAGATCTTCAGTTTTTAGACCTAGCTTCTAACAATTTCTCAGGGATGATCCCCACGTCACTTGTGAATTTGGAGGCCATGTCCCACATTCCTGCTGGCAATGGCTCACTTTCAGATGTCGTCTACTATGGATTGTCACTTTCAAATGTTGCCATTATTTTTGTTAACGTCCCATCTGATTCTGGGATAATTGGGTCTAATGAGTTCATTCACATGAGCATGTCGTACAATGATAGTTTATCAGTTGTCACTAAAGGGCAGCAACTTGAATTTACAACTGGAATCAGGTTTATGGTAAATTTGGATCTGTCTTGCAACAGCTTAACAGGGCATATTCCTGAAGAAATTAGTGCACTTACTGCACTGAAAAGCTTAAACCTTTCTTGGAATGATCTAAGCGGGACAATCCCAATGAATATCGGTGTCTTACAGTCGCTGGAATCTTTGGATCTATCACGTAATGGGCTTTCTGGAGAAATCCCTAAGAGCATATCATCTCTGAGCGCACTCAGCCACTTGAATTTGTCTTACAACAATTTGTCAGGACAAATACAGTCTGGGAATCAGCTACAGGTGCTTGATAACCAGGCATCCATATACATTGGAAACCCCGGTCTTTGTGGtccacctctctccaagaattgTTCAGATACAAAGCCACCACCACCAGGTGCCGAGGATGAGGATCAAGATGCATTGTTCATGTACCTTGGGCTGGGCATAGGATGGGCGACAGGCCTCTCGACTGTCTACCTCTTCTTGTTATTGAACCTGAAGTGGAGAATTGCATGCTTCTTGTTTTTTGATCGCTTGTATGACCAGGTTTATGTGCAGGTGGCCCTGACTTGGGCTTCCTTGACAAGAGCATTGGATTGA